A single Marinilabiliales bacterium DNA region contains:
- the recR gene encoding recombination protein RecR, protein MSPDNYPSKLLEAATSEFASLPGIGKKTALRLVLHLLRQDKADVERFSESILKLRKEIKHCSGCHNISDTHICSICSDKNRDHSIICVVENIRDVMSVENTRQYSGVYHVLGGIISPMDGTGPGDLNIGTLVEKAAGGGIKEVILALSTTMEGDTTNFYLYRKLSRFPVTISTIARGVSIGDELEYADEITLGRSIINRTIFEASFNNRKAL, encoded by the coding sequence GTGAGTCCCGATAACTATCCATCAAAACTTCTTGAGGCGGCAACATCAGAGTTTGCCAGCCTGCCGGGTATTGGAAAAAAAACCGCTCTCAGGCTTGTTTTGCATCTGCTCAGACAGGATAAAGCTGATGTAGAAAGGTTCTCCGAATCAATACTAAAGCTAAGGAAAGAGATAAAGCATTGTTCCGGCTGCCACAATATTTCTGACACACATATATGCAGCATCTGTTCCGACAAAAACAGGGATCACAGCATAATATGTGTTGTTGAAAACATCAGGGATGTGATGTCGGTTGAGAATACAAGACAATATTCGGGAGTATATCATGTCCTTGGCGGAATAATCTCACCGATGGACGGCACAGGCCCCGGGGATCTCAATATCGGCACACTTGTAGAAAAAGCAGCAGGCGGCGGGATCAAAGAGGTCATACTTGCCCTCAGCACAACAATGGAAGGAGACACGACAAATTTTTATCTTTACAGGAAACTTAGCCGGTTCCCGGTTACAATATCAACTATTGCCCGGGGTGTATCCATAGGCGATGAACTTGAATACGCCGACGAGATCACCCTTGGACGTTCTATAATAAACAGAACCATATTTGAAGCATCC
- a CDS encoding sodium:solute symporter, with amino-acid sequence MSPFIVLSIVLAYFLVLIVISWITGRDQGNSAFYLGNRQSPWFVVAFGMIGATLSGVTFISIPGWVGESSFSYMQMVFGYVFGYYIIANVLMPLYYRMNLTTIYTYLEDRFGFYSYKTGAMFFLVSRLVGASLRVFLMAGVLQITVFDAWGIPFYATVLVTVLFIWLYTFRGGIGTIIWTDTLQTLFMLIAAGATVWTISGELGLGLRGVFGVIGESDWSRVFYFDDWRDGRFFLKQFVGGIFIAIVMTGLDQDMMQKNLSCKNIREARKNMYWFSITLVPVKLLLLCLGALLLIFATQTGIPLPDRADDIFPVIATQGYLPSFIGVFFIVGVVAATYSSADSTLTALTTSFILDILGRGRVTRPASVRNRKLVHALMALLLGGLIMVFRALNDQSVISAVLTLAGYTYGPLLGLYAFGIFTKIRVRDRLVPLVAILSPALTWLLDARSEQLFAGYRFGYEIVVVNGLIMFFGLWLLRRPSAG; translated from the coding sequence ATGTCACCTTTTATTGTACTGTCTATTGTATTGGCTTATTTCCTTGTTCTGATAGTTATCTCCTGGATCACAGGCAGGGATCAGGGAAATTCTGCATTCTACCTCGGCAACAGGCAATCTCCCTGGTTTGTGGTCGCTTTCGGAATGATAGGTGCCACACTTTCGGGGGTTACTTTCATTTCAATACCGGGATGGGTTGGCGAAAGCAGTTTTTCATACATGCAGATGGTATTCGGGTATGTTTTTGGCTACTACATAATAGCTAATGTGCTGATGCCTTTATATTACCGGATGAATCTGACAACCATCTACACCTACCTGGAAGACAGATTTGGTTTTTATTCTTATAAAACCGGGGCAATGTTCTTTCTGGTTTCCCGGCTGGTAGGGGCCTCGTTAAGGGTATTCCTGATGGCAGGTGTATTACAGATAACGGTTTTTGATGCATGGGGGATCCCTTTTTACGCGACAGTATTGGTTACTGTTCTCTTTATATGGCTTTATACATTCAGGGGCGGGATAGGGACAATCATATGGACAGATACATTGCAGACACTTTTCATGCTCATTGCCGCAGGAGCTACGGTATGGACTATCTCAGGGGAACTCGGACTTGGCCTCCGGGGTGTTTTCGGGGTTATTGGTGAAAGTGACTGGTCAAGGGTCTTTTATTTCGATGACTGGAGAGACGGCCGGTTTTTTTTGAAGCAGTTTGTTGGAGGTATTTTCATTGCAATTGTTATGACCGGGCTTGACCAGGATATGATGCAAAAAAACCTGAGCTGTAAAAATATCAGGGAAGCCAGGAAAAACATGTATTGGTTCAGCATCACACTGGTTCCCGTTAAACTGCTTTTGCTTTGTCTGGGAGCTTTGCTTCTCATATTTGCAACACAGACAGGAATTCCGCTGCCTGATAGGGCCGATGACATCTTCCCTGTTATCGCTACGCAGGGTTATCTGCCATCTTTTATCGGGGTGTTTTTTATTGTAGGGGTGGTTGCTGCTACCTATTCGAGTGCAGATTCCACCCTTACTGCATTGACCACCTCATTTATTCTCGATATCCTCGGAAGGGGAAGGGTCACCCGGCCAGCCTCTGTAAGGAACCGGAAACTTGTGCATGCCCTCATGGCGCTGCTTCTTGGTGGGCTCATAATGGTTTTCAGGGCCCTGAATGATCAGAGTGTAATAAGCGCTGTCCTCACCCTGGCAGGATATACATACGGGCCTCTTCTCGGACTGTATGCATTCGGGATCTTTACAAAGATCAGGGTAAGAGACAGGCTGGTGCCTCTTGTGGCAATCCTCTCACCGGCATTGACATGGCTTCTTGATGCACGGTCGGAGCAACTTTTTGCAGGGTACCGTTTCGGGTATGAGATTGTGGTGGTAAACGGCTTGATAATGTTCTTCGGGCTCTGGCTTTTAAGAAGGCCGTCTGCCGGGTGA